The Clostridium chauvoei genome has a window encoding:
- a CDS encoding GntR family transcriptional regulator encodes MKIVISNSSKLPIYEQIVNGIKQGIIEGEIKANEKLPSIRSLAKDLNISVITSKRAYDELEKQGFIETVGGKGSYVSYFNKELIYEEKLKEIENKLDEVIKTARTIKLKKEDVINIINLLYEGE; translated from the coding sequence ATGAAAATAGTAATTAGTAATTCATCTAAGTTACCTATTTATGAGCAAATAGTAAATGGAATAAAGCAAGGGATAATAGAGGGTGAAATAAAAGCAAATGAAAAACTTCCATCTATAAGATCTTTAGCAAAAGATTTAAATATAAGTGTAATTACAAGCAAAAGAGCTTATGATGAACTAGAAAAGCAAGGGTTTATTGAAACTGTAGGCGGAAAAGGAAGTTATGTTTCTTATTTCAACAAAGAACTTATATATGAAGAAAAGTTAAAGGAAATAGAAAATAAACTTGATGAAGTTATAAAAACTGCAAGAACAATAAAGCTTAAAAAGGAAGACGTAATTAATATTATTAATTTATTATATGAAGGAGAGTAG
- a CDS encoding IS256 family transposase, producing the protein MTRKIDTNFDYNEEIKRCKTIDDVMGKNGLIQRLVKDVLENILEGEMEEHLGRNKYERVEAVDQTKKNYRNGYSRKNLRSSFGDVDLDVPRDRNAEFEPQIIKKYETVYTELDKKIISLYAKGMSTSDIQAEIEDLYGITISPSMVSKITDKVLASAAEWQNRVLDKIYPIVYLDAMYFKVRSNGKIVNKAVYICLGYTMEGYKDILGIWVDEAEGAKFWLGICNDLKNRGVKEILIACMDGLKGLPQAIKTVFPSVNIQTCIVHQIRNSIKYIASKDKKAFMKDLKEVYKATTEELALAQLDNLKERWGDKYGIVIDSWYNNWSNLSTFFDFSPTIRKMIYTTNILEGFNRQIRKFTKVRVIFPTDESLNKCVYLATMEILEKWTQPIHNWGATLAELSIIFEDQLKDELA; encoded by the coding sequence ATGACAAGAAAAATTGATACCAACTTTGATTACAATGAGGAAATTAAAAGATGTAAAACAATCGATGATGTAATGGGTAAAAACGGATTAATACAAAGATTAGTTAAAGATGTCCTTGAAAATATATTAGAAGGTGAAATGGAAGAACATCTAGGAAGAAATAAATATGAACGTGTAGAAGCAGTTGATCAAACTAAGAAGAACTACAGGAATGGTTATAGTCGCAAGAATTTAAGAAGTTCCTTCGGTGACGTCGACCTAGACGTACCCCGTGATAGAAATGCTGAATTTGAGCCACAAATTATAAAAAAATATGAAACTGTGTATACTGAGTTAGATAAAAAGATTATATCTTTATATGCTAAAGGTATGTCAACATCTGATATTCAGGCTGAAATTGAAGACTTATATGGAATAACTATATCACCATCGATGGTATCTAAAATAACTGATAAAGTGCTTGCTAGCGCCGCCGAATGGCAAAATAGAGTATTAGATAAAATATATCCAATAGTTTATTTAGATGCTATGTACTTTAAAGTTAGAAGTAATGGAAAGATAGTTAACAAGGCTGTCTATATATGCTTAGGATACACTATGGAAGGATATAAAGATATTTTAGGTATATGGGTTGATGAAGCAGAAGGTGCTAAATTCTGGTTAGGAATTTGCAATGATTTAAAAAATAGAGGTGTAAAAGAAATTTTAATTGCTTGTATGGATGGATTAAAAGGTCTTCCACAAGCTATAAAAACAGTATTTCCATCAGTAAATATTCAAACATGTATTGTTCATCAAATAAGAAATTCAATAAAATACATAGCTTCAAAAGATAAAAAAGCATTTATGAAAGATTTGAAGGAGGTTTATAAGGCTACAACAGAGGAACTTGCGTTAGCACAGCTAGATAATTTAAAGGAGAGATGGGGAGATAAATATGGAATAGTAATAGATTCCTGGTATAACAATTGGAGTAACCTTTCAACATTTTTTGACTTCTCTCCAACTATAAGAAAGATGATTTATACTACAAATATCTTAGAGGGTTTTAATCGTCAAATACGTAAATTCACTAAAGTTAGAGTCATATTCCCAACTGATGAATCTTTAAATAAGTGTGTTTACTTAGCAACAATGGAGATACTAGAAAAATGGACTCAACCTATACATAATTGGGGTGCTACGCTAGCGGAGCTATCAATAATATTTGAAGATCAATTAAAAGATGAATTAGCTTAA
- a CDS encoding ABC transporter ATP-binding protein has protein sequence MLRVEGLKKKVGDFILDDISFELKDGFIMGLIGPNGSGKTTLIKSILGLLIPYKGSIEFDGKVILDDEIMVKNNIGFVYDDLNFYSNLKVKDFEKLISNMYINFNSSIFNGYLERFNISKKSIIGSLSKGESMRLMLANALSHNARLLILDEPTAGLDLAVRKDILNILQEAIEDGDVSVLLSTHITSDLDSIADYITFINNGKLIFSRDMESIKDKYRIIRGTKEELESKNINFINIKKTPYFYEGFFINNIDKDIEESERVTLDDIMYHYLKGDGNV, from the coding sequence ATGTTAAGGGTAGAGGGTTTAAAGAAGAAAGTGGGAGATTTTATTTTAGATGATATTTCTTTTGAATTAAAAGATGGATTTATTATGGGATTAATAGGGCCTAATGGTTCTGGAAAAACAACTTTAATAAAAAGCATCTTAGGATTATTAATTCCTTATAAAGGTAGTATTGAATTTGATGGAAAAGTTATTTTAGATGATGAAATTATGGTGAAAAATAACATAGGCTTTGTTTATGATGATTTAAATTTTTATAGTAATTTAAAAGTAAAGGATTTCGAAAAACTTATATCAAATATGTATATAAATTTTAATTCAAGTATTTTTAATGGTTATTTAGAAAGATTTAATATAAGTAAGAAGTCTATAATAGGATCTTTGTCAAAGGGAGAATCTATGCGACTTATGTTAGCGAATGCTTTATCACATAATGCAAGGTTATTAATATTAGATGAACCAACAGCAGGATTAGATTTAGCAGTAAGAAAAGATATTCTAAATATTTTACAGGAGGCTATAGAAGATGGCGATGTAAGTGTTTTATTATCAACACATATAACTTCTGATTTAGATTCAATAGCAGATTATATTACTTTCATTAATAATGGGAAATTAATTTTCTCAAGGGATATGGAAAGTATAAAAGACAAGTATAGGATAATTAGAGGAACAAAGGAAGAATTAGAAAGTAAGAATATAAACTTTATTAATATAAAGAAAACTCCTTATTTTTATGAAGGATTTTTTATTAACAACATTGATAAAGATATAGAGGAATCAGAAAGAGTGACTCTTGATGATATAATGTATCATTATTTAAAGGGGGATGGGAATGTTTAA
- a CDS encoding ABC-2 transporter permease, whose translation MFNLIKKDFINTLRIISVKSVLIIIFLSFILLPMINYYIPRFLPIVTTYFIVVNTFYCDYENKSDRFILSMPLKREDVIYSKYIFSISILLITIIITSIIASEKLFFLSRFIVMEDIYISINLFLIIMSIILPISFKYPYRTSKILNPIISILVGLFTFKFLSLISMKLNGLEEVAFKWIDTKYINFTTITIFFIVVFIFSMYVSVKFYKKKDIV comes from the coding sequence ATGTTTAATCTAATAAAAAAGGATTTTATAAATACATTAAGGATTATATCTGTAAAATCAGTATTAATAATAATTTTTTTGAGTTTTATTTTATTACCAATGATAAATTATTATATACCACGATTTTTACCTATAGTTACAACCTACTTTATAGTAGTAAATACTTTTTATTGTGATTATGAAAATAAAAGTGATAGGTTTATTTTGAGTATGCCATTAAAAAGAGAAGATGTTATATATAGCAAGTATATTTTTTCAATAAGTATATTATTAATTACAATAATAATAACTTCTATTATAGCTAGTGAAAAATTATTTTTTTTATCAAGGTTTATAGTTATGGAGGATATATATATTTCTATTAATCTATTTTTAATAATCATGTCTATTATTTTACCTATAAGTTTTAAATATCCGTACAGAACATCAAAAATTTTAAATCCAATAATATCAATATTAGTAGGACTATTTACTTTTAAGTTTTTATCTCTTATATCAATGAAATTAAATGGATTGGAAGAGGTAGCATTTAAATGGATAGATACTAAATATATAAATTTTACAACTATAACTATATTTTTTATAGTAGTATTTATTTTTTCTATGTATGTCTCAGTAAAATTTTATAAAAAGAAAGATATAGTGTAG
- a CDS encoding IS1182 family transposase, with product MQLKNILQQNYTVNRKFYQLKLPFDIDCIIPENDSVRLLSQFVEEMDLTDLYSTYSKIRENQVSPTNMLKIVLYGYMNGFYSSRDIETACLRDINFMFLLEGASAPDHSTFARFRSLHFAPCAEKILAEMSNFLYEIGEISGRSIFIDGTKIEAYANKYTFVWKKAVTKNMAKLLTKIADLVKECEELYGIKLIYKNKVQMRHVKKLKKRLYELKKIETIEFVHGCGKRKSPLQKSIEKLEEYLSKFKEYNQKVYTCGERNSYSKTDNDATFMRMKEDAMKNGQLKPAYNVQHGVDAEYISWLTVGPQPTDTTTLIPFLKSMEWHLNFKYSKIVADAGYESEENYSFIEDNNQIAFIKPSNYEISKTRKYKNDIGRIENMDYDAENDLFICQNGKTLKVNGIKFKKSKTGYESEKTIYSCEDCSNCSFKSKCIKGNNSKIPFGERTKKFETSKKFNRQRKEDLERIITDEGILLRINRSIQAEGSFAQVKHDMNFRRFMCRGQKNVLAESILIAMAHNVNKLHNKIQSNRTGKHLFELKEAL from the coding sequence ATGCAACTAAAAAATATTTTACAACAAAATTATACTGTAAATCGAAAGTTTTATCAATTAAAACTTCCTTTTGATATAGATTGCATAATTCCAGAAAATGATTCGGTGAGATTACTAAGTCAGTTTGTAGAGGAGATGGATTTAACTGACCTATATTCTACTTATTCTAAAATAAGAGAAAATCAAGTATCGCCAACGAACATGTTAAAGATTGTGCTTTATGGATATATGAATGGTTTCTATTCTTCACGAGATATAGAAACAGCATGTCTTAGAGATATAAATTTTATGTTTTTACTCGAAGGGGCATCTGCTCCGGATCACTCAACATTTGCAAGATTTAGAAGTTTACATTTTGCTCCATGTGCTGAAAAGATATTGGCTGAAATGTCTAATTTTCTTTATGAGATTGGAGAAATATCAGGCAGATCAATATTTATTGATGGTACTAAAATAGAAGCTTATGCAAATAAATATACATTCGTTTGGAAAAAAGCTGTGACAAAAAACATGGCTAAATTATTAACAAAAATAGCCGACCTTGTAAAAGAATGCGAAGAACTTTATGGTATTAAATTGATTTATAAAAATAAAGTTCAAATGAGGCACGTAAAAAAGCTAAAGAAAAGGCTTTATGAATTAAAGAAAATTGAAACTATTGAATTCGTCCACGGATGTGGTAAAAGAAAATCACCACTTCAAAAATCTATAGAGAAGCTTGAAGAGTATCTTTCAAAATTCAAAGAATATAACCAAAAAGTATACACCTGCGGAGAAAGAAATAGTTATTCAAAAACAGATAATGACGCTACTTTTATGAGAATGAAAGAAGATGCTATGAAAAATGGTCAACTTAAACCTGCTTATAATGTACAACACGGTGTTGATGCAGAATATATTTCGTGGCTTACTGTGGGACCACAGCCAACAGATACTACTACATTAATACCCTTTTTAAAAAGTATGGAATGGCATCTAAATTTTAAATATTCAAAAATAGTTGCTGATGCTGGCTATGAAAGTGAAGAGAATTACTCATTTATTGAGGATAATAATCAAATAGCATTTATTAAACCTTCTAATTATGAAATATCAAAGACAAGAAAGTATAAGAATGATATTGGCAGAATAGAAAATATGGATTATGACGCTGAGAATGATTTATTTATTTGCCAGAATGGTAAGACTCTAAAAGTCAATGGTATAAAGTTCAAGAAATCTAAAACAGGATATGAAAGTGAAAAAACAATTTATTCATGTGAGGACTGTAGTAATTGTAGCTTTAAGAGTAAATGTATTAAAGGAAATAATTCTAAAATTCCATTTGGGGAAAGAACTAAGAAATTTGAAACTTCAAAAAAGTTTAATCGTCAAAGAAAAGAAGATTTAGAAAGAATTATTACTGATGAAGGCATCTTACTTAGAATAAATAGAAGTATTCAAGCAGAAGGCTCTTTTGCACAAGTAAAACATGATATGAATTTCAGAAGATTTATGTGTCGTGGTCAAAAGAATGTTTTAGCAGAAAGCATCCTAATTGCTATGGCTCATAATGTTAATAAATTACATAACAAAATACAATCTAACCGAACTGGTAAGCATTTATTTGAGCTAAAAGAAGCTTTATAG
- a CDS encoding PDC sensor domain-containing protein: MKKEHINRSKSKNILKSIQGKLILIVGAILIFSSIITSRFTFNAMEKKQYEQILLTLKADVTGISNTLEEKMRNEAIEVNGYIFHDDFINFIKVDIKDLKNKKPSSIETQNKLSNILTKDIKSGYIENEYIVNKDGIVVLAGDKSALLADVSNREYFINTKNGEDIYYSDVIKSNETGNYINVVAKRMNDENGNFLGTICKDVIADGYDSLLSQYNHERYEVFLTDKSGNILYSKDKNIIGNITGIDEIDKGSNEKSNEITQIDFTYNGEEKNCFNYSNT; this comes from the coding sequence ATGAAAAAAGAACATATTAATAGAAGTAAAAGTAAAAATATTTTAAAGTCAATCCAAGGCAAATTAATATTAATAGTTGGTGCAATATTAATATTTAGCTCAATAATAACAAGTAGATTTACATTTAATGCTATGGAAAAGAAGCAATATGAGCAAATATTACTTACATTAAAAGCTGATGTAACTGGAATATCAAATACTCTAGAAGAAAAAATGAGAAATGAAGCTATAGAGGTTAATGGATATATTTTTCATGACGATTTTATTAATTTTATAAAAGTAGATATTAAAGATTTAAAAAATAAGAAACCATCTTCAATAGAAACACAAAACAAGCTAAGTAATATTTTAACTAAGGATATTAAAAGCGGATATATAGAAAATGAATATATAGTAAATAAAGATGGTATAGTTGTTTTAGCTGGTGATAAGTCTGCCTTATTAGCAGATGTATCAAATAGAGAGTATTTTATTAACACAAAAAATGGAGAAGATATATATTATTCAGACGTAATTAAATCAAATGAAACAGGCAATTATATTAATGTTGTAGCTAAAAGAATGAATGATGAAAATGGAAATTTTTTGGGAACAATTTGCAAAGATGTAATTGCAGATGGATATGACTCATTATTAAGTCAATATAATCATGAAAGATACGAAGTATTTTTAACTGATAAAAGTGGAAATATTCTTTATAGTAAGGATAAAAATATTATAGGAAATATTACAGGAATAGATGAAATAGATAAGGGTTCTAATGAGAAATCTAACGAAATTACTCAAATTGATTTTACATATAATGGAGAAGAAAAAAATTGCTTTAACTACAGTAATACCTGA
- a CDS encoding exonuclease SbcCD subunit D, with product MRILHTADWHLGKNLEGNSRMDEQEEFLEDFVKIVQENNVDLIIIAGDIYDTSNPPARAEKMFYDTLKKLSKDGERLTLVIAGNHDNPERLVAAGPLAMEHGIIMVGTPKTIIQSGDYGKHKVLNSGEGFIEIEINNEKAVILTVAYPSEKRLNEVLYGEMDSDEEKVKSYGDRIRSLFNSLKENYREDTINLIVSHLFVMKSEESGSERSIQLGGSYIVDGSCFPDEAQYIALGHVHKPQIVPGTEKRARYSGSPLHYNKKEINFTKKCFIVDVKAGEESKISEVDFKVYKPIEIWRCKSIEEAINKCEENKDRNCWVYLEVATDRYIREDEIKQMKDIKSDILEIIPKLNGIEENDDEMNISEKSFQDIFKEFYRKERGVEADDEVIELLLSIVEGGEEDETN from the coding sequence ATGAGAATATTACATACAGCTGATTGGCATTTAGGAAAAAATCTAGAGGGCAATAGTAGAATGGATGAGCAAGAAGAATTTTTAGAAGACTTTGTTAAAATAGTTCAGGAAAATAATGTAGATTTAATAATTATTGCAGGTGATATTTATGATACAAGTAATCCACCTGCTAGAGCAGAAAAAATGTTTTATGATACATTAAAAAAGTTATCAAAAGATGGAGAAAGACTTACATTAGTTATTGCTGGAAACCATGATAATCCAGAAAGATTAGTTGCTGCAGGACCATTAGCTATGGAACATGGAATTATAATGGTAGGAACACCTAAAACTATAATTCAATCTGGAGATTATGGGAAACACAAAGTTTTAAATTCAGGTGAAGGTTTTATTGAGATAGAAATAAATAATGAGAAGGCAGTTATATTAACTGTAGCATATCCAAGTGAAAAAAGATTAAATGAAGTACTGTATGGAGAAATGGATAGTGATGAAGAAAAAGTAAAATCTTATGGGGATAGAATTCGTTCATTATTTAATTCACTTAAAGAAAATTATAGAGAGGATACTATAAATCTTATAGTATCACACTTATTTGTTATGAAAAGTGAAGAAAGTGGGTCAGAAAGAAGTATTCAATTAGGGGGAAGTTATATTGTAGATGGAAGTTGTTTCCCTGATGAAGCACAGTATATTGCTTTAGGTCATGTTCATAAGCCACAGATAGTTCCAGGTACAGAAAAAAGAGCTAGATATTCTGGATCACCATTACATTACAATAAAAAGGAAATTAATTTTACTAAGAAATGTTTTATTGTTGATGTTAAGGCTGGAGAAGAAAGCAAAATAAGTGAAGTTGATTTCAAAGTATATAAGCCAATAGAAATTTGGAGATGTAAAAGTATAGAAGAGGCAATAAATAAATGTGAAGAAAATAAAGATAGAAACTGCTGGGTATATTTAGAAGTAGCTACTGATAGATATATTAGAGAAGACGAAATAAAACAGATGAAAGATATAAAAAGTGACATACTTGAGATAATACCTAAATTAAATGGAATTGAAGAAAATGATGATGAAATGAATATATCAGAAAAATCTTTTCAAGATATATTTAAAGAGTTTTACAGAAAAGAAAGAGGAGTAGAAGCAGATGATGAAGTTATAGAATTACTTTTATCTATAGTAGAGGGAGGAGAAGAAGATGAAACCAATTAA
- a CDS encoding phosphate propanoyltransferase — translation MNKNLNNNYEELLKREIPVGVSNRHIHLSQEDLDALFGKGYKLTEMKNLKQPGQFAAKETVYIAGPKGCIFNVRVLGPVRKSSQVEISKTDSFILGIKNCPLRESGDLKGSEKICVIGPKGNIILKENVIIAKRHIHMNSNEAKGFNVKNGESVNVITLGDRKTIFGDVVVRVNDSYKLELHLDTDEANAASLSSNDSVKMIELK, via the coding sequence ATGAACAAAAATTTAAATAACAATTATGAGGAATTACTTAAGAGGGAGATTCCGGTAGGGGTATCTAATAGGCATATACATCTAAGCCAAGAAGATTTAGATGCTCTTTTTGGCAAAGGATACAAATTAACAGAAATGAAAAATTTAAAACAACCTGGTCAGTTTGCAGCAAAAGAAACAGTATATATAGCAGGACCTAAAGGATGTATTTTTAATGTGAGAGTTCTTGGGCCAGTTAGAAAATCAAGTCAAGTAGAAATTTCAAAAACAGATAGCTTTATATTAGGTATAAAAAACTGTCCTCTTAGAGAGTCTGGAGACTTAAAAGGATCAGAAAAAATATGCGTTATTGGACCAAAAGGAAATATTATTTTAAAAGAAAATGTAATAATAGCTAAAAGACATATTCATATGAATTCAAATGAAGCTAAGGGATTCAATGTTAAAAATGGAGAAAGTGTTAATGTAATAACATTAGGAGATAGAAAGACTATTTTTGGAGATGTTGTTGTAAGGGTAAATGATAGTTATAAGTTAGAATTGCATTTAGATACAGATGAGGCTAATGCAGCAAGTTTATCTTCAAATGATAGTGTTAAAATGATAGAGTTAAAGTAA
- a CDS encoding (deoxy)nucleoside triphosphate pyrophosphohydrolase: MKKLVTVVGAIIENNNKEILCALRSKDMVLPKFWEFPGGKIEEGESIGEAIVREIKEELDCQIEFIDVFNDNTHEYENIIVNLIVTRCKLINGTPKANEHAKLLWLPIDYLESLTWAPADVAAVKELVKSLK; this comes from the coding sequence ATGAAAAAGTTAGTAACAGTAGTTGGAGCAATAATTGAAAATAATAATAAAGAAATTCTTTGCGCTTTACGCTCAAAAGATATGGTATTACCTAAGTTTTGGGAATTTCCTGGTGGTAAAATTGAAGAGGGCGAAAGTATTGGTGAAGCAATAGTTAGAGAAATTAAAGAAGAATTAGATTGTCAAATTGAATTTATAGATGTCTTTAATGATAATACTCATGAATATGAAAATATTATAGTTAATTTAATAGTTACAAGATGCAAATTAATAAATGGTACACCAAAAGCTAATGAACATGCTAAATTATTATGGTTACCTATAGATTACCTAGAGAGCTTAACATGGGCACCTGCTGATGTTGCTGCTGTAAAAGAATTAGTGAAATCACTAAAATAG
- a CDS encoding FAD-binding protein produces the protein MSDKVFDVIVIGSGLGGLRSTQELLKNNLKVCMITSKEFCSGSSFYPGTWGLGMIGPKNENDKKDLLENILKVGCNRSNPKLSSILVDKVNDELDLLLKEGIKFKRSVDPEGVIPCFDSNKRRWLGFDFSSAKKSFSEMLDNKNLTVFCKTKVINIYNIKDNSKGVLVENSNGFLELLKSKTIIIASGGYTCLFQHNFSLELNSPIIQYLAYKNGCELINLDLIQFIPAYINPLYKTVFNERVFNYITLKDRDGNNILKDLSSIDELLKERSTYGPFTSRLKSNIIDKKIFQYYKKDNDSVYFEYPKNIENIDDTLIYNYFKWLKESNKNIKDKIHIAPFAHACNGGLKIDENASTTVKGIFACGEATGGVHGADRIGGLSTSNALVFGAIAGKNASEYCKSHEFEDFNIDINSNIEINEKDIIEFNNILFNIRKTLYLEASILKDDKSIQKAKKTITSLMREFKNLKLSLTNNSILESYLNFSLLYLNSIK, from the coding sequence ATGAGTGATAAAGTATTTGACGTAATTGTAATTGGATCTGGTCTTGGAGGATTGCGTTCCACTCAAGAACTTTTAAAAAACAATTTAAAAGTTTGTATGATAACCTCTAAAGAATTTTGCTCTGGATCTAGTTTTTATCCTGGAACTTGGGGTCTTGGTATGATAGGTCCTAAAAATGAGAATGATAAAAAAGATTTATTAGAAAATATACTTAAAGTTGGTTGTAATAGATCAAATCCTAAACTTAGTTCAATCTTAGTAGATAAAGTTAATGATGAATTAGATTTACTTTTAAAAGAAGGAATCAAATTCAAAAGAAGTGTTGATCCTGAAGGAGTTATTCCTTGCTTTGATTCTAATAAAAGAAGATGGCTTGGTTTCGACTTTTCAAGTGCCAAAAAAAGCTTTTCTGAAATGTTAGATAATAAGAATTTAACTGTATTTTGTAAAACTAAAGTAATTAATATTTATAATATAAAAGATAATTCTAAAGGAGTATTAGTTGAAAATAGTAATGGATTTTTAGAGCTATTGAAATCAAAAACTATAATTATAGCCTCTGGAGGATATACTTGTTTGTTCCAACATAATTTTTCTCTTGAACTTAACTCCCCAATAATTCAATATTTAGCATATAAAAATGGTTGTGAGCTTATAAATTTAGATCTTATTCAATTTATACCAGCATATATTAATCCTTTATATAAAACAGTTTTTAATGAACGGGTTTTTAATTATATCACTTTAAAAGATAGAGATGGTAATAATATACTAAAAGATTTATCTTCTATTGATGAATTATTAAAAGAAAGATCTACTTATGGACCTTTTACAAGTAGACTTAAATCTAATATTATTGATAAAAAAATATTTCAATATTATAAAAAGGATAATGACAGTGTTTATTTTGAATACCCAAAGAATATAGAAAACATAGATGATACTTTAATATATAATTATTTTAAATGGCTTAAGGAATCTAATAAAAATATAAAAGATAAAATTCATATAGCGCCTTTTGCTCATGCCTGTAATGGTGGACTTAAAATAGATGAAAATGCTTCTACTACTGTTAAGGGAATATTTGCTTGTGGTGAAGCAACTGGAGGTGTTCACGGAGCTGATCGAATAGGTGGATTATCTACTTCCAATGCTTTAGTTTTTGGTGCAATTGCTGGAAAAAATGCTAGTGAATATTGTAAGTCTCATGAATTTGAAGATTTTAACATTGATATTAATTCTAATATTGAAATTAATGAAAAAGATATTATTGAGTTTAATAATATTTTATTTAATATCAGAAAAACTCTTTATCTTGAAGCCTCTATATTAAAAGACGATAAAAGCATACAAAAGGCTAAAAAAACAATAACTTCACTTATGAGAGAATTTAAAAATCTTAAACTCTCTCTAACTAATAACTCAATACTTGAAAGTTATTTGAATTTTTCTTTACTATATCTAAATAGCATAAAATAA
- a CDS encoding methyl-accepting chemotaxis protein: MEKKKIALTTVIPELGWHVYSTGYVDDIKNTISEAFNSTRIIGIIILIIALIIMYFVSKKLTEPIKKLTRSMEDISKGDLSIRINDISTKDEIEELAHQINKTVESLGSILKDIDKSIITVNEQSQNLSAVNEEVSASNHEITQAMSGISQKTYNVAQQAQETESQTKDLEEAINSLENNNKLMINANNEVVTSLNESNEKIGVLIDSKKESIESFNELKETIEKLFSGINNISNFLGIIKNIAEQTNLLSLNAAIEAARAGEAGRGFAVISDEIRSLSNETQKATDNIGSIIQSIDLLVNNTRNTLITTEKMSDEEKKNFELMEDAFSKMHGVLNKMVETTKEIGNDVNIVNDKKEKVLTAISEVASSTEQIAAITEEVNASVTEQEATFSIVNKSAEELQYMAEDVKKNIDVFKL, encoded by the coding sequence ATGGAGAAGAAAAAAATTGCTTTAACTACAGTAATACCTGAACTTGGATGGCATGTCTATTCAACTGGATATGTAGATGATATAAAAAATACAATAAGTGAAGCATTTAATTCAACTAGAATTATCGGAATAATAATATTAATAATAGCTTTAATAATTATGTATTTTGTATCAAAGAAGCTTACAGAACCAATAAAAAAACTTACTAGAAGCATGGAGGATATTTCAAAAGGTGATTTAAGCATTAGAATTAACGATATTAGTACAAAGGATGAAATTGAAGAATTAGCGCATCAAATTAATAAGACCGTAGAGAGTCTAGGAAGTATATTAAAAGATATAGATAAATCAATTATTACAGTTAATGAACAATCACAAAATTTATCAGCAGTAAATGAAGAAGTTTCAGCATCTAATCATGAAATAACTCAAGCTATGAGTGGTATATCTCAAAAAACATATAATGTAGCACAACAAGCACAAGAAACAGAAAGTCAAACTAAGGATTTAGAGGAAGCTATAAATAGTCTTGAAAATAATAATAAATTAATGATTAATGCTAATAATGAGGTAGTGACTTCTTTAAATGAAAGTAACGAAAAAATAGGAGTGTTAATTGATTCAAAGAAGGAATCTATTGAAAGTTTTAATGAATTAAAAGAAACTATTGAAAAGTTATTTAGTGGAATAAATAATATATCTAATTTCTTAGGAATTATCAAAAATATTGCGGAACAAACTAATCTTTTATCATTAAATGCCGCTATCGAAGCAGCAAGAGCAGGGGAAGCTGGTAGAGGATTTGCAGTTATTTCAGATGAAATAAGGAGTTTATCAAATGAAACTCAAAAGGCAACAGATAATATTGGTTCAATTATACAATCTATTGACTTATTAGTTAATAATACAAGAAATACTTTAATAACAACTGAAAAAATGAGTGATGAAGAAAAGAAAAACTTTGAACTAATGGAAGATGCTTTTAGTAAAATGCATGGTGTTTTAAATAAAATGGTTGAAACTACAAAAGAAATAGGCAATGATGTAAATATTGTAAATGATAAAAAAGAAAAAGTATTAACAGCGATTTCAGAAGTAGCTAGTTCAACAGAACAAATAGCAGCTATAACAGAAGAGGTTAATGCATCAGTAACAGAGCAAGAAGCTACTTTTTCAATAGTAAATAAAAGTGCTGAAGAATTACAATACATGGCGGAGGACGTAAAAAAGAATATAGACGTATTTAAATTATAG